A stretch of the Pseudopipra pipra isolate bDixPip1 chromosome 11, bDixPip1.hap1, whole genome shotgun sequence genome encodes the following:
- the XPC gene encoding DNA repair protein complementing XP-C cells — protein MGRKRKASPRPAAGRKRRSGGLREEEEEEDDFEEEKPSTKKNSKAPARKKEEGCDNGVSNSAKTSKQTGAKSQTKENKRNGRNKENCNKEEMCSDSPKPPQKEMKLKKESPVKKEMSEDNTDNDDDDESEDEWEDVEELQEPATDKFEEAAVLPAVGLPSKPVEIEIETPEQMKKRERREKRKAEFEAYLRRMMKRFSKEVREDTHKVHLLCLLANGFYRNRICSQPDLLAIGLSIIPTRFTTVPAGKVDLIYLSNLVKWFIGTFTVNDELSTEKGEPLQSTLERRFAIYAAQDDEELVHIFLIILRALQLLCRLVLSFQPIPLKDTRPKGRSSSKRQSLSNTSEGQESSATTPKAGAKKCPCKKAKQDEKSSESEEDIKEPKKAKTAQTKGTHKSKLAKGSQEQKESSNESSLAEKDVPVRPKNDRRRRVASKVCYKEESESDEGSVSDFEVSEEESDLSDEDFETVSKRRRSSLASQKAKMTTLKSPKTETSESRLSKNLCGSEPKPAKSTAPALPAGQKKRNKIISSDEDDGQQEVRKATGTDQWLEVFLDREDKWVCVDCVHGNVGQPQLCFTHATKPLFYVVGFDNDGSVRDVTQRYDPVWMTATRKIRVDPEWWEETLQPYESPNVERDRKEETEFQVKLQDQPLPTAIGEYKNHPLYALKRHLLKYQAIYPESAAILGYCRGEAVYSRDCVHTLHSRDTWLKKARVVRIGEVPYKMVKGFSNQARKARLVEPANRDREDLALFGHWQTEEYQPPIAVDGKVPRNEYGNVYLFLPSMLPVGCVQLKLPNLNRVARKLNIDCVQAITGFDFHGGYSHPVTDGYVVCEEYKEVLIAAWENEQAEIEKKEKEKREKRALGNWKLLTKGLLIREKLKKRYSIKTEPSAPETEKGAGFSSDEEGAPSSESAVGNVAISWPQNRQLEKKEEEKKTRKSKRERKGEEAQLFPFEKL, from the exons ATGGGCAGGAAGCGCAAAGCATCGCCCCGGCCCGCGGCTGGCAGAAAGAGACGCtccggggggctgcgggaggaggaagaggaggagg atgattttgaagaggaaaagcCCAGTACAAAAAAGAACTCAAAAGCTCCAGctaggaaaaaggaagaaggttGTGATAATGGAGTTTCCAACTCAGcaaaaacttcaaaacaaaCAGGGGCAAAAtcacaaacaaaagaaaataaaaggaacggtagaaataaagagaattgtAACAAAGAGGAAATGTGCAG tgactcaCCAAAGCCCCCTCAGAAGGAGATGAAGTTGAAGAAAGAATCACCTGTTAAAAAAGAGATGAGTGAAGACAATACTgacaatgatgatgatgatgaaagtGAAGATGAATGGGAGGATGTGGAAG agctCCAGGAACCTGCCACAGATAAGTTTGAAGAAGCTGCTGTTCTTCCAGCAGTGGGGCTGCCAAGCAAACCTGTGGAGATAGAGATTGAAACCCCAGAGCAgatgaagaaaagagagaggag agaaaaaaggaaagccgAGTTTGAAGCGTATCTTCGGAGGATGATGAAACGTTTCAGCAAGGAGGTTCGTGAGGACACACATAAG GTTCACCTCCTGTGTTTGTTAGCGAATGGTTTCTATCGGAACAGGATCTGCAGTCAGCCCGATCTCCTCGCCATCGGTCTGTCCATCATCCCCACCCGCTTCACCACAGTGCCCGCAGGCAAAGTGGACCTTATCTACCTTTCCAACTTGGTGAAATG GTTTATTGGAACCTTCACTGTTAATGATGAGCTTTCCACTGAAAAAGGAGAGCCCCTTCAGTCGACCTTGGAGAGGCGCTTTGCCATCTATGCTGCACAGGATGATGAGGAGTTGGTTCAT atatttttaattattctgcGAGCATTACAGCTGCTGTGTCGCCTCGTGCTGTCTTTTCAGCCTATTCCTCTCAAGGATACAAGACCAAAG GGAAGGAGCTCATCCAAGAGGCAGTCTCTCAGCAACACCTCTGAGGGACAGGAGAGTTCTGCCACAACACCCAAAGCTGGGGCAAAAAAATGCCCCTGCAAGAAAGCCAAGCAGGATGAGAAATCCTCAGAGAGTGAAGAAGACATCAAGGAACCAAAGAAAGCCAAAACTGCTCAGACCAAAGGCACTCACAAGTCAAAGCTGGCTAAAGGCAGCCAGGAACAGAAGGAATCAAGTAATGAGAGCAGTTTAGCAGAAAAAGATGTGCCAGTCAGGCCCAAGAATGATCGGCGGAGACGAGTGGCCTCCAAAGTGTGTTACAAGGAAGAGAGTGAAAGTGATGAGGGCAGTGTTTCGGACTTTGAGGTTTCAGAGGAGGAGAGTGATCTCTCTGATGAGGATTTTGAAACTGTCTCTAAAAGGCGGAGGAGCTCACTGGCCTCCCAGAAGGCAAAGATGACAACTCTAAAAAGCCCTAAAACTGAGACTTCAGAATCAAGGCTGTCAAAAAATTTGTGTGGATCTGAGCCTAAGCCAGCAAAAAGTACAGCTCCAGCCTTGCCTGcaggacagaaaaagagaaacaaaatcattTCTAGTGATGAGGATGATGGACAACAGGAGGTGAGGAAAGCGACGGGCACAGACCAGTGGCTGGAGGTTTTCCTTGACCGTGAGGACAAATGGGTTTGTGTAGACTGTGTTCATGGCAACGTTGGCCAGCCCCAGCTGTGCTTCACACATGCCACAAAGCCCCTTTTCTACGTTGTGGGGTTTGACAATGATGGGAGCGTCAGGGATGTGACACAGAGGTATGATCCGGTGTGGATGACTGCAACAAGGAAGATCCGTGTGGACCCTGAGTGGTGGGAAGAGACACTGCAGCCCTATGAAAGTCCCAATGTGGAAAgagacagaaaggaagaaactgAG TTTCAAGTTAAGCTTCAAGATCAGCCTCTACCAACAGCAATTGGAGAGTACAAAAACCACCCTCTCTATGCACTGAAGAGGCACCTCTTGAAATACCAGGCGATCTATCCTGAGTCAGCTGCTATCCTGGGGTACTGCAGGGGAGAGGCTGTCTACTCCAG AGACTGTGTACACACTCTGCACTCCAGGGACACTTGGCTGAAGAAAGCTCGGGTGGTGAGGATTGGAGAAGTGCCTTACAAG ATGGTGAAGGGATTTTCCAACCAGGCGAGGAAGGCGCGCCTTGTGGAGCCGGCAAACCGGGACCGAGAGGACCTGGCGCTGTTCGGCCACTGGCAGACAGAGGAGTATCAGCCTCCTATAGCAGTGGATGGGAAG GTTCCTCGAAATGAGTACGGAAATGTCTATCTCTTCCTGCCGTCCATGTTACCTGTTGGCTGTGTGCAGCTGAAACTTCCAAACCTGAACAGAGTGGCACGAAAGCTGAACATTGACTGTGTTCAAGCCATCACTGGATTTGATTTTCATGGCGGCTACTCACACCCAGT TACCGATGGCTACGTGGTGTGTGAGGAGTACAAAGAGGTTCTCATTGCTGCCTGGGAGAATGAACaagcagaaatagaaaagaaggagaaggag AAGCGTGAGAAGAGAGCTCTGGGAAACTGGAAGCTGCTGACAAAAGGACTTCTCATCAGAGAGAAACTGAAGAAACGCTACTCCATCAAG ACTGAGCCATCAGCACCTGAGACAGAGAAAGGGGCGGGATTCTCTTCTGATGAAGAAGGAGCTCCGAGCTCTGAGAGCGCAGTGGGGAATGTGGCTATTTCTTGGCCCCAAAATCGCCAgttagagaaaaaagaagaagagaaaaaaaccagaaagagcAAGCGAGAAAGGAAAGGTGAAGAAGCACAGTTGTTCCCTTTTGAGAAATTGTGA
- the LSM3 gene encoding U6 snRNA-associated Sm-like protein LSm3 → MADEVDQQQTTNTVEEPLDLIRLSLDERIYVKMRNDRELRGRLHAYDQHLNMILGDVEETVTTIEIDEETYEEIYKSTKRNIPMLFVRGDGVVLVAPPLRVG, encoded by the exons ATGGCGGATGAGGTGGATCAG caACAAACAACAAATACTGTAGAGGAGCCACTTGATCTCATCAGACTCAGTCTAGATGAGCGAATTTATGTCAAAATGCGGAATGACAGAGAGCTTAGAGGCAGGCTGCAT GCATATGATCAGCACTTAAATATGATTTTGGGTGATGTGGAAGAAACTGTGACTACAATAGAGATTGATGAGGAAACCTATGAAGAGATTTATAAA tCTACCAAAAGGAATATTCCGATGCTCTTCGTCAGAGGGGACGGCGTTGTGCTTGTAGCTCCCCCGCTGAGGGTTGGTTGA